Proteins encoded in a region of the Pseudomonas denitrificans (nom. rej.) genome:
- a CDS encoding urate hydroxylase PuuD, whose translation MEAHLIEWLNLLVRWIHMIVGIAWIGASFYFVWLENNLNRANPREGLSGDLWAIHGGGIYHLEKYKLAPPKMPDNLHWFKWEAYSTWMSGVCLLTIVFYLNPTLYLIAPGSDLAPAAAVAIGIGSLIAGWFVYSTLCDSPLGKKPALLGAILFGLLVLAAYLLSQVFSGRGAYLHVGAIIGTIMVGNVFRVIMPAQRALVKAIEEGREPDPVLPAKGLLRSRHNNYFTLPVLFIMISNHFPSTYGSHYNWLILTCIAALAVIVRHYFNTRHNGNGMAWALPAGAVGMIALAFVTGPNLPRSDNTASAQPAKLEYQPLPETAIGGKTPAERAKDEEAAKAAAAQQAQAAPAQASTAGSIEGFDKVHHVIQERCAVCHSAKPTSNLFSTAPAGVMFDTPQQIQQLAPRIQAQAVASQVMPLGNITQMTPEERKLVGDWISRGAQVN comes from the coding sequence GGGTATCGCGTGGATCGGCGCCTCGTTCTACTTCGTCTGGCTGGAAAACAACCTCAACCGCGCCAACCCGCGCGAGGGGCTTTCCGGTGACCTATGGGCGATCCATGGTGGCGGCATCTACCACCTGGAGAAGTACAAGCTCGCCCCGCCGAAAATGCCGGACAACCTGCACTGGTTCAAATGGGAGGCCTACTCCACCTGGATGTCGGGTGTCTGCCTGCTGACCATCGTGTTCTACCTGAACCCGACCCTGTACCTGATCGCTCCGGGCAGCGACCTCGCTCCGGCCGCCGCCGTGGCCATCGGCATCGGCTCGCTGATCGCCGGCTGGTTCGTCTACAGCACCCTGTGCGACTCCCCGCTGGGCAAGAAACCCGCCCTGCTCGGCGCCATCCTGTTCGGCCTGCTGGTCCTCGCCGCCTACCTGCTCAGCCAGGTGTTCAGCGGTCGCGGTGCGTACCTGCACGTGGGCGCCATCATCGGCACCATCATGGTGGGCAACGTGTTCCGCGTGATCATGCCGGCCCAGCGCGCGCTGGTTAAGGCCATCGAGGAAGGCCGCGAGCCCGACCCGGTACTGCCGGCCAAAGGCCTGCTGCGTTCGCGCCACAACAACTACTTCACCCTGCCGGTGCTGTTCATCATGATCAGCAACCACTTCCCGAGCACTTACGGCAGCCACTACAACTGGCTGATCCTGACCTGCATCGCGGCGCTGGCGGTGATCGTGCGTCACTACTTCAACACCCGCCACAATGGCAACGGCATGGCCTGGGCCCTGCCCGCCGGCGCCGTCGGCATGATCGCCCTGGCCTTCGTCACCGGCCCGAACCTCCCCCGCAGCGATAACACTGCCAGCGCCCAGCCGGCGAAATTGGAGTACCAGCCGCTGCCGGAAACCGCCATCGGCGGCAAGACCCCGGCCGAGCGCGCCAAGGACGAGGAAGCCGCCAAGGCTGCCGCTGCCCAGCAGGCCCAGGCTGCTCCAGCCCAGGCGTCCACTGCCGGCTCGATCGAAGGCTTCGACAAGGTTCACCACGTCATCCAGGAACGCTGCGCCGTGTGCCACTCGGCCAAGCCGACCAGCAACCTGTTCAGCACCGCGCCGGCTGGCGTGATGTTCGACACCCCGCAGCAGATCCAGCAGCTCGCCCCGCGCATCCAGGCGCAGGCCGTGGCCTCGCAGGTGATGCCGCTGGGCAACATCACCCAGATGACCCCGGAAGAGCGCAAGCTCGTCGGAGACTGGATCTCCAGGGGCGCCCAGGTTAATTGA
- the tal gene encoding transaldolase, whose translation MTSKLEQLKQYTTVVADTGDFDAIARLKPVDATTNPSLLLKAAALPRYTEHLARATEGAQGDAGLACDRFAVAVGKDILGVIPGRISTEVDARLSFDTEATLQRAHRLIELYDQQGIGRDRVLIKIASTWEGIRAAEQLEREGIQTNLTLLFSFAQAAACADAGVFLISPFVGRIYDWYKKANNRDYVGAEDPGVQSVSRIYRYYKANGYETVVMGASFRNLGQIEQLAGCDRLTISPDLLQQLADAEGELPRALQPGGGEARQVLDESAFRWQMNEDAMGTEKLAEGIRLFARDQEKLEALLAGR comes from the coding sequence ATGACCTCCAAGCTGGAACAACTCAAGCAGTACACCACGGTTGTCGCCGATACCGGCGATTTCGACGCCATTGCCCGCCTGAAGCCGGTGGATGCCACCACCAACCCGTCGCTACTGCTGAAGGCCGCCGCCCTGCCCCGCTACACCGAGCACCTGGCTCGCGCCACCGAAGGCGCGCAGGGTGACGCTGGCCTGGCCTGCGACCGCTTCGCCGTCGCCGTGGGCAAGGACATCCTGGGCGTGATTCCGGGGCGCATCTCCACCGAAGTGGACGCCCGCCTGTCCTTCGATACCGAAGCCACGCTGCAGCGCGCCCATCGCCTGATCGAGCTGTACGACCAGCAGGGCATCGGCCGCGACCGTGTGCTGATCAAGATCGCCTCCACCTGGGAAGGCATCCGCGCCGCCGAGCAGCTGGAGCGCGAAGGCATCCAGACCAACCTGACCCTGCTGTTCTCCTTCGCCCAGGCTGCGGCCTGCGCCGACGCCGGCGTATTCCTGATCTCGCCCTTCGTCGGGCGCATCTATGACTGGTACAAGAAGGCCAACAACCGCGACTACGTGGGCGCGGAAGATCCAGGCGTGCAGTCGGTCTCGCGCATCTATCGCTACTACAAGGCCAACGGTTACGAGACCGTGGTGATGGGCGCCAGCTTCCGCAACCTCGGACAGATCGAGCAGCTCGCCGGCTGCGACCGCCTGACCATCAGCCCGGACCTGCTGCAACAGTTGGCCGACGCCGAAGGCGAACTGCCGCGCGCTCTGCAGCCGGGCGGCGGCGAAGCCCGCCAAGTGCTGGACGAGAGTGCCTTCCGTTGGCAGATGAACGAAGACGCCATGGGCACCGAGAAGCTCGCCGAAGGCATCCGCCTGTTCGCCCGCGACCAGGAGAAGCTCGAGGCACTGCTCGCCGGCCGCTAA
- the rssB gene encoding two-component system response regulator RssB, producing the protein MHKASASLLIIDDDDVVRESLAAYLEDSGFKVTQATNGLEGLKVFEHELPDLVICDLRMPQMDGLELIRRVSEMAVETPVIVLSGAGVMSDAVEALRLGAADYLIKPLEDLAVLEHSVRRALDRAYLRSENRRYREKLETANRELQASLNLLQEDQNAGRQVQMNMLPETPWESEGLAFSHQIIPSLYLSGDFVDYFRVDARRIGFYLADVSGHGASSAFVTVLLKFMTTRLLYESKRNDMLPEFKPSDVLGHINRGLINCNLGKHVTMLGGVIDLDTDRLTYSIGGHLPLPVLYVDGEARYLEGRGLPVGLFDEATYEDHVLDLPKSFSLSLFSDGILDVLPGATLKEKETALPEQVVAAGGTLDGLRQVFGLAKLSEMPDDIALLVLSRNLA; encoded by the coding sequence ATGCACAAAGCCAGTGCCTCGCTGCTGATTATCGATGACGACGACGTCGTCCGCGAAAGCCTCGCCGCCTACCTGGAAGACAGCGGATTCAAGGTCACACAGGCCACCAACGGCCTGGAAGGCCTGAAAGTCTTCGAACACGAACTCCCCGATCTGGTGATCTGCGATCTGCGCATGCCGCAGATGGACGGCCTCGAGCTGATCCGTCGCGTCAGCGAGATGGCGGTGGAAACCCCGGTGATCGTGCTGTCCGGTGCCGGCGTCATGAGCGACGCCGTCGAGGCCCTGCGCCTGGGCGCCGCCGACTACTTGATCAAGCCGCTGGAAGACCTCGCCGTCCTGGAGCACTCGGTTCGCCGTGCCCTGGATCGCGCCTACCTTCGCTCGGAAAACCGCCGCTACCGCGAAAAGCTGGAGACAGCCAACCGTGAGCTGCAGGCCAGCCTGAACCTGCTCCAGGAAGACCAGAACGCCGGTCGCCAGGTGCAGATGAACATGCTGCCGGAGACGCCGTGGGAATCCGAGGGCCTGGCCTTCTCCCACCAGATCATCCCGTCGCTGTACCTGTCGGGCGATTTCGTCGACTACTTCCGCGTGGACGCCCGTCGCATCGGCTTCTACCTGGCCGACGTTTCCGGCCACGGTGCTTCGTCGGCCTTCGTCACCGTGCTGCTGAAGTTCATGACCACGCGGCTGCTGTACGAGTCCAAGCGCAACGACATGTTGCCGGAGTTCAAGCCGTCGGACGTTCTCGGCCATATCAACCGCGGGTTGATCAACTGCAACCTGGGCAAGCACGTGACCATGCTGGGTGGCGTGATCGACCTGGATACCGACCGTCTGACCTACAGCATCGGCGGTCACCTGCCGCTGCCTGTGCTTTATGTCGACGGCGAAGCCCGCTACCTGGAAGGCCGTGGCCTGCCGGTGGGGCTGTTCGACGAAGCGACTTACGAGGATCATGTCCTCGATCTACCCAAGTCCTTCAGCCTTTCCCTGTTCTCGGACGGCATTCTCGACGTCCTTCCGGGAGCTACGCTGAAGGAAAAGGAGACGGCCCTGCCCGAGCAGGTCGTCGCCGCCGGCGGAACCCTCGATGGCCTGCGTCAAGTCTTCGGACTGGCCAAGTTGTCCGAGATGCCGGATGATATTGCCTTGCTGGTGTTGAGCAGGAACCTTGCATGA
- a CDS encoding UTRA domain-containing protein: protein MPVEPTPHYLRIRDQLAQDIANATLSQRLPAERELAERFGCTRVTLREALQQLETEGVLYRENRRGWFISPPRIRYNPTRTTGFMDYVEAQGRVPRTEVLAAERRAAGPALARRMGLDEEAEVFHILRRRWVDERPVMLEEITLDASWCPGLLDHGLDTSLTRVLREELGLSLSRSELAMHSTALVEARATPLQLTPGSPGLYVERSSYVEHGRLVEWDQEFWRSDALEIVIDARYPD, encoded by the coding sequence ATGCCGGTCGAACCCACGCCTCATTACCTGCGCATCCGTGACCAGCTGGCGCAGGACATCGCCAATGCCACCCTGAGCCAGCGCCTGCCCGCCGAGCGCGAGTTGGCCGAGCGCTTCGGCTGCACCCGCGTGACCCTGCGCGAGGCGCTGCAGCAACTGGAGACCGAGGGCGTGCTGTACCGCGAGAACCGCCGCGGCTGGTTCATCTCGCCGCCGCGCATCCGCTACAACCCGACTCGCACCACGGGCTTCATGGACTACGTCGAGGCCCAGGGGCGCGTACCGCGCACCGAGGTCCTGGCCGCCGAGCGCCGCGCCGCCGGGCCGGCCCTGGCGCGCCGCATGGGACTGGACGAAGAGGCCGAGGTATTCCACATACTGCGCCGCCGCTGGGTTGACGAGCGGCCGGTGATGCTCGAGGAAATCACCCTGGACGCCAGCTGGTGCCCCGGCCTGCTCGATCACGGGCTGGATACCTCGCTCACCCGCGTGCTGCGCGAGGAGCTGGGGTTGAGCCTGTCGCGCTCCGAGCTGGCCATGCACTCCACGGCGCTGGTGGAGGCGCGGGCGACGCCGCTGCAATTGACGCCGGGCTCGCCGGGGCTCTACGTGGAGCGCTCCAGCTATGTGGAACACGGCCGGCTGGTGGAGTGGGACCAGGAGTTCTGGCGTTCCGATGCGCTGGAAATTGTCATCGACGCACGGTATCCCGACTGA
- the rssC gene encoding anti-sigma factor antagonist RssC codes for MSTGKIQFAEQDGSFVLKFVGEVRLTLCSALDATIEKIFAALNFSAIIIDLTETQSIDSTTLGLLAKLSILSRQKVGLLPTLVTTNADITRLLQSMGFDQVFNIVDRPIPCSDCLTDLPPQDQSEEVVRGKVLEAHRILMGLNETNREAFHDLVSALERH; via the coding sequence ATGAGTACCGGTAAAATCCAGTTCGCCGAGCAGGATGGCTCATTTGTCCTGAAGTTTGTGGGCGAAGTCCGACTGACCCTGTGTTCGGCGCTGGATGCCACCATTGAAAAAATCTTCGCCGCGTTGAATTTCTCGGCGATCATCATCGATCTCACGGAAACCCAGAGCATCGACAGCACCACGCTGGGCCTCCTGGCGAAGCTGTCCATTCTCTCGCGGCAGAAGGTCGGTCTGTTGCCCACGCTGGTCACCACCAACGCGGACATCACCCGGCTGCTGCAATCGATGGGCTTCGATCAGGTGTTCAACATCGTCGATCGCCCGATTCCGTGCTCGGATTGCCTGACCGATCTGCCTCCCCAGGACCAGTCCGAGGAGGTGGTGCGCGGCAAGGTGCTCGAAGCCCACCGTATCCTGATGGGCCTGAACGAGACCAACCGCGAGGCCTTCCATGATCTGGTGAGCGCACTCGAGCGCCACTGA
- a CDS encoding phosphatase: MPATADLPRFTSLLFGLSGDLVDFGARTLPVALQRTCPDCPPERLTSALALPPQDALDLALGRCAEPQERNRFQAALDDAAQAHAEATPGALDALQTLHQRGVPCAWLDELPNATTLHLAAALDDRLATGLDIAGRQWPAPDSCWQALMQLDSPHLDGCVLVSGQPRLLQAGLNAGLWTIGLAASGPLCGHAPGDWDALGNLDRDRLRAQATLGLYRLGVHSVIDHLGELDSCLQDIAGRRLKGEKP, translated from the coding sequence ATGCCTGCGACCGCCGACCTTCCGCGCTTCACCTCCCTGCTGTTCGGACTGTCGGGCGACCTGGTGGACTTCGGCGCAAGGACGCTGCCGGTTGCCCTGCAACGCACCTGCCCCGATTGTCCGCCGGAACGCCTGACCAGTGCCCTCGCCCTGCCCCCGCAGGATGCGCTGGACCTTGCCCTGGGCCGCTGCGCCGAGCCGCAGGAGCGCAACCGCTTCCAGGCCGCCCTGGACGACGCCGCCCAGGCCCACGCCGAGGCCACTCCCGGCGCCCTGGACGCCCTGCAGACGTTGCACCAGCGCGGCGTGCCCTGCGCCTGGCTCGATGAGCTGCCCAACGCCACCACGCTGCACCTGGCCGCTGCCCTGGACGATCGCCTCGCCACCGGCCTGGACATCGCCGGGCGCCAATGGCCCGCACCGGACTCCTGCTGGCAGGCGCTGATGCAGCTGGACAGCCCGCACCTGGACGGCTGCGTGCTGGTCAGCGGCCAGCCGCGCCTGCTCCAGGCGGGGCTCAACGCCGGCCTGTGGACCATAGGCCTGGCCGCCAGCGGGCCTCTTTGCGGCCACGCACCGGGGGACTGGGACGCCCTCGGCAACCTCGACCGCGACCGCCTGCGCGCGCAGGCAACGCTGGGCCTGTACCGCCTCGGCGTGCATTCGGTCATCGATCACCTGGGCGAGCTGGATTCCTGCCTGCAGGACATCGCCGGCCGCCGCCTGAAAGGAGAAAAGCCATGA
- a CDS encoding phosphonate degradation HD-domain oxygenase, translating to MKHERHRFLDELAERFASHGAEPYGEAVSQAEHALQCATLAERAGCSDSLVIAALLHDIGHLYEDPQLIDEQDQRHEEFGAQLLRELLPESVWQPIRLHVAAKRYLCAVDPAYHAGLSWASRQSLALQGGPFDERGSSAFLNAPFSQDALTLRRLDDLGKDPAMRTPELEHFFPLLERLLRIDRHQARVRAAS from the coding sequence ATGAAGCACGAACGCCACCGTTTCCTCGACGAGCTGGCCGAGCGCTTCGCCAGCCACGGCGCCGAGCCTTATGGCGAAGCTGTCAGCCAGGCCGAGCACGCACTCCAGTGCGCCACCCTGGCCGAGCGCGCCGGTTGTTCCGACAGCCTGGTGATCGCCGCCCTGCTCCACGACATCGGCCACCTCTATGAAGACCCGCAGTTGATCGACGAACAGGACCAGCGCCACGAGGAGTTCGGCGCCCAACTGCTGCGCGAACTGCTGCCCGAATCCGTCTGGCAGCCGATCCGCCTGCACGTGGCCGCCAAGCGCTACCTCTGTGCGGTCGACCCCGCCTACCACGCCGGCCTGTCCTGGGCTTCGCGGCAGAGCCTGGCGCTGCAGGGTGGACCGTTCGATGAGCGCGGCTCCAGCGCCTTCCTCAACGCGCCTTTCTCCCAGGACGCGCTGACCCTGCGCCGGCTGGATGACCTGGGCAAGGACCCGGCCATGCGCACACCGGAGCTGGAGCACTTCTTCCCACTGCTCGAACGACTCCTGCGAATTGATCGGCATCAGGCAAGGGTGCGCGCGGCGAGTTAA
- a CDS encoding nucleobase:cation symporter-2 family protein, whose protein sequence is MSVVTERSHTGSPVDQRLPLLQLLLVGFQHVLLMYGGAVAVPLIVGQAAGLSREEIAFLINADLLVAGIATLVQSLGIGPVGIRMPVMMGASFAAVGSMVAMAGMPGVGMTGIFGATIAAGFFGMVIAPFMSRIVRFFPPLVTGTVITSIGMCLFPVAINWAGGGKAAANFGAIEYLALSSFVLAVILLINRFMKGFWVNVSVLIGMLLGYIIGASMGMVSLDGIEQRPWFDVVTPLHFGAPEFHLAPVLSMCLVVVIIFVESTGMFLALGKITETEICPNRLRRGLLCDAGASFIAGFMNTFTHSSFAQNIGLVQMTGVRSRYVTAAAALFLIALSLLPKAAFLVASIPPAVLGGAGIAMFGMVAASGIRILHEADIVDRRNQLLVAVSIGMGMVPVVRPDFFAALPQWMEPITHSGIAMTAIWAVVLNILFNILGEQGRDALCGHH, encoded by the coding sequence ATGTCCGTGGTAACTGAGCGCTCCCATACCGGCTCGCCCGTCGACCAGCGTTTGCCCTTGCTGCAACTGCTGCTGGTCGGCTTCCAGCACGTTCTCCTGATGTATGGCGGCGCCGTCGCCGTCCCGCTGATCGTCGGCCAGGCCGCCGGTCTCTCCCGCGAAGAAATCGCCTTCCTGATCAACGCCGACCTGCTGGTCGCCGGCATCGCCACGCTCGTGCAATCGCTCGGTATCGGCCCGGTGGGCATCCGCATGCCGGTGATGATGGGCGCCAGCTTCGCCGCCGTCGGCAGCATGGTGGCCATGGCCGGGATGCCCGGCGTGGGCATGACCGGCATCTTCGGCGCCACCATCGCCGCGGGGTTCTTCGGCATGGTCATCGCGCCGTTCATGAGCCGCATCGTGCGCTTCTTCCCGCCCCTGGTGACCGGCACCGTGATCACCTCCATCGGCATGTGCCTGTTCCCGGTGGCGATCAACTGGGCCGGTGGCGGCAAGGCAGCCGCCAATTTCGGCGCCATCGAATACCTCGCCCTGTCGTCCTTCGTGCTGGCGGTGATCCTGCTGATCAACCGCTTCATGAAGGGCTTCTGGGTCAACGTCTCTGTGCTGATCGGCATGCTGCTGGGCTACATCATCGGCGCCAGCATGGGCATGGTCAGCCTGGACGGCATCGAACAGCGCCCATGGTTCGACGTGGTCACTCCGCTGCATTTCGGCGCGCCGGAGTTCCACCTCGCCCCGGTGCTGTCCATGTGCCTGGTGGTGGTGATCATCTTCGTCGAGTCCACCGGCATGTTCCTCGCGCTGGGCAAGATCACCGAGACCGAAATCTGCCCCAACCGCCTGCGCCGCGGCCTGCTGTGCGACGCCGGAGCATCGTTCATCGCCGGCTTCATGAACACCTTCACCCATTCCTCGTTCGCCCAGAACATCGGCCTGGTGCAAATGACCGGCGTGCGCAGCCGCTATGTCACCGCCGCCGCCGCGCTGTTCCTGATCGCCCTGTCGCTGCTGCCCAAGGCCGCCTTCCTGGTCGCCTCGATCCCGCCGGCGGTGCTGGGTGGTGCCGGTATCGCCATGTTCGGCATGGTCGCCGCCAGCGGCATTCGCATCCTCCACGAAGCGGACATCGTCGACCGCCGCAACCAGCTGCTGGTGGCGGTGAGCATTGGCATGGGAATGGTGCCGGTGGTGCGCCCGGACTTCTTCGCCGCCCTGCCCCAGTGGATGGAGCCGATCACCCACAGCGGCATCGCGATGACCGCGATCTGGGCCGTGGTGCTGAACATCCTCTTCAACATCCTCGGCGAACAAGGCCGCGACGCCCTCTGCGGGCATCACTGA
- a CDS encoding methyl-accepting chemotaxis protein produces MDIARPRIVLILTLQTCGLVLLFIAQALGGWPLSVCLLLAAILLWGPWFVPERVAPAGALAVLPDVAELTRELSQGTSRNALSAAGVSFSVQRLVEKLESQVVAAEQIVGSAEVMIHTERATSNLARQAKEAATLARAGSDSGRSELQAAIDCMRQLSQRASASRALIETLNARSEDIQRVTQVIQSIASQTNLLALNAAIEAARAGEHGRGFAVVAEEVRGLAGRTAEATDEVGQMIEDIQRQTGEVVEQIRQLTDDLGLGVSQVESTGRQLQDIAGLAATVETQITEIAEGAEINRNQLDSLFAAVEQVRGDLRASDEQTHRLADAAMQLESQAETISERLAEVALDDYHQRAYDLARAGAQAIGAKFETDMENGRIGFDDLFDRDYQPMPGTRPQKFRTRFDRYTDEVLPRIQEDLLQRHEGLVFAIACTAEGYVPTHNQAFSHPPSGDLQVDMLKSRSKRLFNDRTGVRCGSHNQPMLLQTYCRDTGELMHDLSVPIYVRGRQWGGLRLGYRPEA; encoded by the coding sequence ATGGATATCGCGCGCCCGCGTATCGTCCTCATTCTTACCCTGCAGACTTGCGGCCTGGTGCTGCTGTTCATCGCCCAGGCGCTGGGCGGCTGGCCGTTGTCTGTGTGCCTGCTGCTTGCCGCGATACTGCTCTGGGGGCCGTGGTTCGTCCCCGAGCGGGTGGCACCTGCTGGCGCGCTGGCGGTGCTGCCGGACGTCGCCGAGTTGACCCGCGAGCTGTCCCAGGGCACCAGTCGCAATGCTTTGTCCGCCGCCGGCGTGTCCTTCTCGGTGCAGCGGCTGGTGGAAAAGCTGGAGTCCCAGGTAGTGGCCGCCGAGCAGATCGTCGGTAGCGCCGAAGTGATGATCCACACCGAGCGGGCTACCTCGAATCTCGCGCGCCAGGCGAAGGAGGCCGCCACGCTCGCTCGTGCTGGCAGTGATAGCGGGCGCAGCGAACTGCAGGCGGCCATCGATTGCATGCGCCAACTGAGCCAGCGCGCCAGTGCCAGCCGTGCGCTGATCGAGACCCTGAATGCGCGCAGCGAGGATATCCAGCGCGTCACCCAGGTGATCCAGTCCATCGCCAGCCAGACCAACCTGCTGGCCCTCAACGCGGCCATCGAGGCGGCGCGGGCAGGGGAGCACGGCCGTGGCTTCGCCGTGGTGGCCGAGGAGGTTCGCGGGCTAGCCGGGCGCACCGCCGAGGCTACCGACGAGGTGGGGCAGATGATCGAGGATATCCAGCGCCAGACCGGCGAGGTGGTGGAGCAGATTCGCCAGCTCACCGATGACCTGGGCCTGGGCGTCAGTCAGGTGGAGAGCACCGGCCGCCAGTTGCAGGATATCGCCGGGTTGGCCGCCACCGTGGAAACCCAGATCACCGAGATCGCCGAGGGTGCGGAGATCAACCGCAACCAGCTGGACAGCCTGTTCGCCGCCGTCGAGCAGGTACGCGGCGACCTGCGCGCCAGCGACGAGCAGACCCACCGTCTGGCCGATGCCGCGATGCAGCTGGAAAGCCAGGCAGAGACCATCAGCGAGCGTCTCGCCGAGGTGGCACTGGACGACTATCACCAGCGCGCCTACGACCTCGCCCGTGCCGGCGCCCAGGCCATCGGCGCGAAGTTCGAGACGGATATGGAGAACGGCCGGATCGGCTTCGACGACCTGTTCGACCGTGACTACCAGCCGATGCCCGGCACCCGTCCGCAGAAGTTCCGCACGCGCTTCGACCGCTACACCGACGAGGTGCTGCCGCGCATCCAGGAAGACCTGCTGCAACGCCACGAAGGGCTGGTGTTCGCCATCGCCTGTACCGCCGAGGGTTATGTACCTACGCACAACCAGGCGTTCAGCCATCCGCCGAGCGGCGACCTGCAGGTGGACATGCTCAAGAGTCGCAGCAAGCGCCTGTTCAACGACCGTACCGGCGTGCGCTGCGGCAGCCACAACCAACCGATGCTGCTACAGACCTACTGCCGCGATACCGGCGAGCTGATGCATGACCTGTCTGTGCCGATTTACGTGCGCGGGCGCCAATGGGGTGGGTTGCGTCTGGGTTACCGGCCGGAGGCCTGA
- the dusA gene encoding tRNA dihydrouridine(20/20a) synthase DusA codes for MTTAAPTATSRPEPSRRFSVAPMMDWTDRHCRYFLRQLSSHALLYTEMVTTGAVLHGDAARFLRHDECEHPLALQLGGSNPTDLAAAAKLAEEAGYDEVNLNVGCPSDRVQNNMIGACLMGHPALVADCVKAMRDAVSIPVTVKHRIGINGRDSYEELCDFVGQVRDAGCRSFTVHARIAILEGLSPKENREIPPLRYDIAAQLKRDFAELEIVLNGGIKTLEECREHLQVFDGVMLGREAYHNPYLLAQVDAALYGSQEPAITRAEALARMRPYIERHIAEGGAMHHVTRHVLGLAQGFPGARRFRQLLSVDVHKTKDSLGLLDQAGELLAGH; via the coding sequence ATGACCACTGCCGCACCGACCGCCACCTCCCGCCCCGAGCCTTCCCGCCGGTTCAGCGTTGCACCCATGATGGATTGGACTGACCGACACTGCCGGTACTTCCTGCGCCAGCTTTCCAGCCACGCGCTGCTCTACACGGAGATGGTCACCACCGGTGCCGTGCTGCACGGTGATGCCGCGCGCTTCCTGCGCCACGACGAATGCGAGCACCCGCTGGCGCTGCAACTGGGCGGCAGCAACCCGACGGACCTGGCGGCCGCGGCGAAACTGGCCGAGGAAGCGGGCTACGACGAGGTGAACCTGAACGTCGGCTGCCCCAGCGACCGCGTGCAGAACAACATGATCGGGGCCTGCCTGATGGGCCATCCGGCCCTGGTAGCGGATTGCGTGAAGGCCATGCGTGACGCGGTGTCGATCCCGGTGACGGTCAAGCACCGCATCGGCATCAACGGGCGCGACAGCTATGAAGAGCTCTGCGACTTCGTCGGCCAGGTGCGCGACGCCGGCTGCCGCAGCTTCACCGTGCATGCGCGCATCGCCATCCTCGAAGGCCTGTCGCCCAAGGAAAACCGCGAAATCCCGCCGCTGCGCTACGACATCGCCGCGCAGCTCAAGCGCGACTTCGCAGAGTTGGAGATCGTCCTCAACGGCGGCATCAAGACCCTGGAGGAATGCCGCGAGCACCTGCAGGTGTTCGACGGCGTGATGCTCGGCCGCGAGGCGTACCACAACCCCTACCTGCTGGCCCAGGTGGACGCCGCGCTGTACGGGTCCCAGGAACCGGCCATCACCCGCGCCGAGGCCCTGGCGCGGATGCGTCCGTACATCGAGCGGCACATCGCCGAGGGTGGCGCCATGCACCACGTAACCCGCCACGTGCTCGGCCTGGCCCAGGGATTCCCAGGGGCGCGACGCTTCCGCCAGCTGCTCTCGGTGGACGTTCACAAGACCAAGGATTCCCTCGGACTGCTCGATCAGGCAGGAGAACTTCTCGCCGGTCACTGA
- a CDS encoding MlaA family lipoprotein, producing the protein MRPLGVQWTKRCFSLLAAAGLATIPFLAQAASEDDPWESINRPIFTFNDTLDTYALKPLAQGYQYVTPNVVQDGVHNFFGNIGDVKNLVNDLLQLKFRDAGVDTSRLLFNTTFGLAGFIDVATHMGLRRNDEDFGQTLGHYGVGSGPYVMLPLLGPSTLRDAPSLIPDSYTGPYPYIDNVPVRNSMRAVDVVDTRADLLKSEKLISGDKYTFIRNAYLQNREFKVKDGEVEDDF; encoded by the coding sequence ATGCGCCCACTAGGCGTCCAATGGACGAAACGCTGCTTCAGCCTGCTCGCCGCCGCCGGCCTGGCCACCATTCCCTTCCTGGCGCAGGCCGCCAGCGAAGACGACCCGTGGGAAAGCATCAACCGTCCGATCTTCACCTTCAACGACACCCTGGACACCTACGCCCTCAAGCCGCTGGCCCAGGGTTACCAGTACGTCACCCCGAACGTCGTGCAGGATGGCGTGCACAACTTCTTCGGCAACATCGGTGACGTGAAGAACCTGGTCAACGACCTGCTGCAGTTGAAGTTCCGCGATGCCGGCGTCGACACCAGCCGCCTGCTGTTCAACACCACCTTCGGCCTGGCCGGCTTCATCGACGTGGCCACCCACATGGGCCTGCGCCGCAACGACGAAGACTTCGGCCAGACCCTCGGCCATTACGGCGTGGGCAGCGGCCCCTACGTGATGCTGCCGCTGCTCGGCCCGAGCACGCTGCGCGATGCGCCTTCGCTGATCCCGGACTCCTACACCGGACCTTATCCGTACATCGACAACGTGCCGGTTCGTAACAGCATGCGTGCCGTGGACGTGGTCGACACCCGTGCCGACCTGCTCAAGTCCGAGAAGCTGATCAGCGGCGACAAGTACACCTTCATCCGCAACGCCTACCTGCAGAACCGCGAGTTCAAGGTCAAGGACGGCGAGGTCGAAGACGACTTCTGA